A region from the Coffea eugenioides isolate CCC68of chromosome 9, Ceug_1.0, whole genome shotgun sequence genome encodes:
- the LOC113748462 gene encoding uncharacterized protein LOC113748462, translating into MDPPASDDEVKPENLEEAKEGGPLFHCDLLDTEIVHKIAQALLPGLASACVDNTTGGLFRTPASVAVDIRRDMVDYLFQRSENFVAESVVLQGGPDAEVSDHPYDIISEFIDDFVSSKRNFFSRVSGWLLSERREDRIDDFVQEMELNGFWLMGRREAVAQTLVKNVDVKNTFHCDMKFKSPEELAEHFCNCRFRDMDCMNEGCNSRFSAGQADYHDSVCPFKILPCEQKCSANIMRRDMDRHCITVCPMKLAKCPFYTVGCQFTVPQSTIDQHRSDYLNSHLFYILQPVYKEASVEDLNRRVDQLETISSSRRLAAARDPRSLTYLIRDLEAKLGPLQISSKAKDCEEGEELNGKKEESPKKEEYINPPKGKDEGLESPTKHIQCMDPSPEKSAASSPKHQEIGNVLDEKEELTGSSTLEDKSLEPPIEREILKEQPAGKEEEKEATMPKVVHVESPTKGN; encoded by the exons ATGGATCCACCTGCAAGTGATGATGAAGTCAAACCAGAAAACCTTGAAGAGGCAAAAGAGGGGGGTCCTTTGTTTCACTGTGATCTTCTTGATACCGAAATAGTTCACAAGATAGCACAAGCATTGCTTCCTGGATTAGCCTCCGCCTGTGTTGACAACACAACGGGAGGTCTCTTTAGGACCCCCGCATCAGTGGCTGTTGATATTAGAAGGGACATGGTGGACTATCTGTTTCAAAGAAGTGAAAATTTTGTGGCAGAATCTGTGGTCCTGCAAGGTGGTCCAGATGCTGAAGTGTCTGACCACCCTTACGATATTATCTCAgaatttattgatgattttgtaAGTTCAAAAAGGAACTTTTTTAGCCGGGTGTCTGGATGGTTGCTCAGTGAGAGGAGAGAAGATAGGATAGATGattttgtgcaagaaatggaactGAATGGGTTTTGGCTGATGGGGAGGAGGGAGGCAGTTGCGCAAACGTTGGTTAAGAATGTTGATGTCAAAAACACGTTCCACTGTGATATGAAATTTAAGTCTCCAGAAGAGCTTGCTGAGCATTTTTGCAATTGCCGTTTCAGGGATATGGACTGCATGAATGAGGGGTGTAATTCCAGATTCAGTGCAGGTCAAGCAGATTACCATGACTCAGTTTGTCCTTTCAAAATACTTCCATGTGAGCAGAAGTGCTCAGCAAACATCATGAGGCGAGACATGGACCGGCACTGTATAACTGTCTGCCCAATGAAACTTGCAAAGTGTCCATTCTACACAGTAGGTTGTCAGTTCACTGTTCCTCAGTCTACAATTGATCAACATCGTTCCGATTACCTCAATTCTCATTTGTTCTACATTCTCCAACCTGTTTATAAAGAAGCATCAGTAGAGGATCTAAACAGAAGGGTGGACCAACTGGAGACG ATATCATCTAGTAGGCGACTGGCAGCAGCTCGTGATCCAAGATCTTTAACATATCTAATCAGGGATCTTGAAGCAAAGCTGGGGCCTCTGCAAATTTCTTCAAAGGCCAAGGATTGTGAAGAAGGTGAAGAATTAAATGGCAAAAAGGAGGAATCCCCAAAAAAAGAGGAGTACATCAATCCACCAAAGGGAAAGGATGAGGGCTTAGAGTCACCCACTAAACATATTCAATGCATGGATCCATCACCCGAAAAAAGTGCAGCATCATCCCCCAAACACCAAGAGATTGGAAATGTGCTTGATGAAAAAGAAGAGCTGACTGGATCTTCCACACTAGAGGACAAGTCCCTAGAACCACCCATCGAAAGAGAGATCCTCAAGGAACAACCTGCtgggaaagaagaagaaaa
- the LOC113782010 gene encoding WPP domain-associated protein-like, with protein sequence MDDLFEEINCRSKSDSIVMRLLRSAMDEAHEKVQSQNGPIEFLHERSKFYELAAILVDGSLNIVEEEEDIQETNREKMLSDLTEIKHWLQRRIAEMRILIIEKDKELMERVENELKLRRAAELNARELAYLREKLETERTKGADLPDYIPSSEEIEDDRAQGGDIRELKSSVDQQVLNIKQKLEDERKTLTRRIRGRSSRSFDSELYSKLFDEDIHAGSGWMKDKVFGHDHVSGFKSLKNSINPGKNNVMIQQMSSDIDILKGTLDLAFGRMRNAEVFPLEKQWTWSIEKDVIVISVKGFINDIQQNFKTGFEKRGWSLPVGFSREKWTELINNARALHDELSALCSQGRIEEKGLEMHELSGFPSSIKRTTSEPLPEVLRKVPEKDSDPGGSHYVAKMVKNHESFIQKQRKCEEWNWLAREVLRGKGPSSIKRDKDPDELESRIRKVIERLDNLMMWDGNPGYNKGFCDKTAVLETSLTKIDRTANENINAGSGVDLSNEIRKLEQERDDLKLQSFIIDEIYLLILVGFAKSLYLELLNENNESLIRGDSHNLSVNDSEDHHGVKIDDLQIQKAGESEEETACEILQHYLESSIRESVYAVYFQQTVIELDTNIKQNADDYLVKQELMEVVFGETLQCIEKSGNLVIRQLQIEIEGFETLIDNLHSSDTVPETVGSLLKEDIYIVYFRELFNRLRTEIDAYNIEILVKDEIYQFVLVELVKEFFVTIGQSETWDQVQISKDFPPTKLDMHPEQTLIEKPDSYSRNCNKEEIVNTSNQTKELIDHRVEVAEDDSIELLSYDVERTFGTESELLEISSDKLLESKASVLHMENSSGSIAKDQKEDDHQALIHPTEGVDSKGQYAYEEENQQNRSVFSPVVGFQRLVVDFEQMVHKKLESYCLRVETLKRQTNGLAHLAASIRKKKSLYKKAFIARSHNLQLAETEVDLLGNQVDKLLCLLENIYRILRQNSTVLSPYFGVLDMLKVIKKELAEGAA encoded by the exons ATGGATGACCTCTTTGAAGAAATCAATTGCAGGTCGAAGTCAGACTCAATAGTGATGAGGCTTTTGAGATCTGCCATGGATGAAGCGCATGAAAAAGTTCAGTCTCAAAATGGCCCTATTGAATTTCTTCACGAGAGATCAAAATTTTATGAATTGGCAGCAATTCTAGTGGATGGTAGTCTCAACAttgttgaagaagaggaagatatTCAAGAAACAAACCGCGAGAAAATGCTTTCTGACTTGACAGAAATCAAACACTGGCTCCAGAGACGCATTGCAGAAATGAGGATTTTGATAATTGAGAAAGACAAGGAACTAATGGAGAGGGTAGAGAATGAGTTGAAGCTTCGGCGTGCAGCGGAGTTAAATGCCAGAGAGTTGGCTTACTTACGGGAGAAACTAGAGACTGAGAGAACAAAGGGTGCAGACCTCCCGGATTATATTCCAAGCAGTGAAGAAATTGAGGATGATCGAGCCCAAGGTGGTGATATTCGTGAATTGAAGAGTTCCGTGGATCAGCAAGTTTTGAATATCAAGCAGAAATTGGAGGATGAGCGAAAAACTTTGACAAGAAGGATTAGAGGTAGAAGTTCCAGGTCTTTCGACAGTGAACTTTATTCCAAACTCTTCGACGAGGATATACATGCAGGTTCTGGATGGATGAAAGACAAGGTTTTCGGGCACGACCATGTTTCAGGATTCAAGTCACTGAAAAATTCAATAAACCCTGGAAAGAACAACGTGATGATTCAGCAGATGAGTTCTGACATAGATATTCTGAAAGGAACTTTGGATCTCGCCTTTGGGAGGATGCGAAATGCTGAGGTGTTTCCATTAGAGAAGCAGTGGACGTGGAGCATTGAGAAAGATGTAATTGTGATTTCAGTTAAGGGCTTCATAAATGACAttcaacaaaattttaaaacaggATTTGAGAAGAGAGGCTGGTCTCTTCCTGTTGGCTTCAGCAGGGAGAAATGGACAGAATTGATCAATAATGCAAGAGCCTTGCACGATGAACTAAGTGCTTTGTGCAGTCAGGGTAGGATAGAGGAGAAAGGACTCGAAATGCATGAGCTTTCGGGTTTCCCATCATCAATCAAGCGAACAACCAGTGAGCCTTTACCAGAAGTTTTGCGTAAGGTTCCTGAGAAGGATTCAGATCCAGGAGGAAGCCACTATGTTGCAAAGATGGTAAAGAATCATGAGTCCTTTATTCAGAAACAGCGTAAATGTGAAGAGTGGAATTGGCTAGCAAGAGAAGTTCTACGAGGGAAGGGGCCCTCATCTATTAAGAGAGACAAGGATCCTGATGAACTGGAAAGCAGAATACGGAAAGTTATTGAAAGACTGGACAATCTTATGATGTGGGATGGTAATCCAGGATATAATAAAGGATTTTGTGATAAGACAGCTGTTTTGGAGACAAGTTTGACAAAGATTGATAGAACAGCTAATGAGAACATAAATGCAGGAAGTGGTGTAGACTTGAGTAATGAAATAAGGAAACTCGAGCAAGAAAGGGACGATCTGAAATTGCAGAGCTTCATCATTGACGAAATCTACTTATTAATTCTTGTAGGTTTTGCAAAAAGCTTATACCTTGAGTTGTTGAATGAAAACAACGAGAGCCTCATTAGAGGTGATAGTCATAACCTGTCAGTGAATGATTCCGAAGATCATCATGGAGTCAAAATAGACGATCTTCAAATTCAGAAGGCAGGCGAATCTGAAGAAGAAACTGCATGTGAAATTTTGCAGCATTACCTGGAAAGCTCTATTAGGGAGAGTGTATATGCAGTCTACTTTCAGCAAACAGTTATTGAATTGGATACGAACATTAAACAAAATGCTGATGATTACCTTGTGAAGCAAGAGCTGATGGAAGTCGTCTTTGGGGAGACATTGCAATGTATTGAGAAGAGCGGCAATTTGGTTATAAGGCAACTTCAAATAGAAATTGAAGGTTTTGAAACCTTGATTGATAACCTCCACAGCAGTGACACGGTACCAGAGACTGTAGGCAGCCTATTAAAAGAGGACATTTATATCGTGTACTTTAGAGAGCTTTTCAATAGGTTGAGAACAGAAATAGATGCTTATAACATTGAGATACTTGTTAAAGACGAGATATATCAGTTTGtcttggttgaattggtgaaagAATTCTTTGTTACCATTGGACAATCTGAAACATGGGACCAGGTGCAAATTTCTAAAGATTTTCCTCCTACAAAATTGGACATGCATCCAGAGCAAACCCTGATTGAAAAGCCTGACTCCTATTCTAGGAACTGCAACAAAGAGGAAATTGTGAACACGAGTAATCAGACAAAGGAACTCATAGATCACCGTGTTGAGGTGGCTGAGGATGACAGTATCGAATTACTGTCATATGATGTTGAGAGAACTTTCGGTACAGAGAGCGAATTATTAGAAATATCATCAGATAAACTGCTTGAAAGCAAGGCATCGGTACTACATATGGAGAATAGTTCAGGCTCCATAGCTAAAGACCAAAAAGAAGATGATCATCAAGCCCTGATACATCCTACAGAGGGGGTTGACTCCAAAGGACAGTACGCctatgaagaagaaaatcaACAAAATCGATCTGTTTTCTCGCCTGTCGTGGGATTTCAGCGACTAGTAGTGGATTTTGAGCAAATGGTGCACAAAAAGTTAGAATCGTATTGTTTAAG GGTGGAGACGCTGAAGCGTCAAACAAATGGATTAGCTCACCTTGCGGCCTCGATAAGAAAAAAGAAGTCGCTTTACAAGAAGGCTTTCATAGCTAGATCCCACAATTTGCAATTAGCTGAAACTGAG GTTGATTTACTTGGGAATCAAGTGGACAAACTTCTATGCTTACTCGAGAACATATACCGGATACTGCGCCAAAATTCAACAGTTCTGTCTccatattttggg GTTTTGGACATGTTAAAAGTGATCAAGAAAGAGTTAGCTGAGGGAGCTGCTTGA
- the LOC113783008 gene encoding protein disulfide isomerase-like 1-3: protein MAVKSALVFSILLLLFVSVLTTSFASETVEKGKGSEVEEDEDLSFLEEDDAASSSHHDPYAQYHNYENYDDLEDNDSGAAEDGGYDAYTPPAVDEADVVVLKESNFSDFIAKNKYVMVEFYAPWCGHCQALAPEYAAAATELKKEEEKVVLAKVDATEESDLGQKYDIQGFPTVYFFVDGIHTLYPGQRTKEAIVTWVKKKIGPGLNNITTVEEAEQILATESKLVLGFLDAFVGAASEELAAASKLEEDVNFYQTTSSDVAKLFQIDPQVKRPALVIIKKEDEKINHFSGQFTKSAISEFVYKNKLPLVTNFTRDSAPLIFENPIKNQLLLFATANDSEKFLPTFQEAAKAFKGKLLCVYVEMDNEDVGKPVSDYFGVQGDAPRVLAYTGNEDARKFLLEGDLTLSNIKLFGEKFLEDDLKPFYKSDPVPEKNDGDVKIVVGKNFDEIVLDESKDVLLEIYAPWCGHCQTLEPIYNKLGKHLRGIDSLVIAKMDGTTNEHHRAKADGFPTLLFFPAGNKSFDPITVDTDRTVVAFYKFLKKHATNPFKLQKPALSTQPKGSDATTSDDSSSKDLKDEL, encoded by the exons ATGGCTGTCAAATCAGCTCTGGTTTTCTCAATTCTCCTTCTTCTCTTCGTTAGCGTTCTAACAACGTCGTTTGCTTCAGAAACGGTGGAGAAAGGAAAAGGCTCTGAAGTAGAAGAAGATGAGGATCTCAGTTTTCTGGAAGAAGACGACGCCGCTTCGTCGTCCCATCACGATCCCTATGCTCAGTACCACAACTACGAGAACTACGACGATCTCGAAGACAACGATTCAGGTGCTGCCGAGGACGGCGGTTACGACGCGTACACGCCTCCTGCGGTTGACGAGGCGGACGTCGTGGTGTTAAAGGAGTCCAATTTCAGTGATTTTATAGCGAAGAATAAGTACGTCATGGTGGAGTTTTACGCGCCTTGGTGCGGTCATTGCCAGGCTCTGGCGCCGGAGTACGCAGCCGCGGCAACGGAGctgaagaaggaggaggagaaggtGGTGCTGGCTAAGGTGGATGCTACAGAGGAGAGCGATTTAGGGCAGAAGTATGATATTCAGGGCTTTCCTACAGTTTACTTCTTCGTCGACGGCATTCACACACTTTACCCCGGTCAACGTACCAA AGAAGCTATTGTGACTTGGGTGAAGAAGAAGATTGGCCCTGGTTTAAACAACATTACAACAGTCGAGGAAGCAGAACAAATCTTGGCTACTGAGTCAAAGTTGGTTTTGGGATTTTTGGATGCCTTTGTG GGTGCAGCCAGTGAAGAATTAGCTGCAGCTTCAAAACTTGAAGAGGATGTCAATTTCTACCAGACTACCAGCTCTGACGTAGCAAAACTTTTCCAAATTGATCCCCAAGTCAAGCGCCCAGCTTTGGTGATCATCAAGAAAGAGGATGAAAAAATAAATCACTTCA GTGGTCAGTTTACTAAATCAGCAATAAGTGAATTTGTTTACAAGAATAAGCTTCCCCTggtcacaaactttactcgggATAGTGCCCCACTGATATTTGAGAATCCAATCAAGAATCAG TTGTTACTTTTTGCAACTGCAAATGATTCAGAGAAGTTCCTACCCACATTCCAAGAGGCTGCAAAAGCTTTTAAAGGAAAG CTTCTATGTGTTTACGTAGAAATGGACAACGAGGATGTTGGGAAGCCTGTTTCGGACTATTTTGGTGTGCAAGGAGATGCACCAAGA GTTCTCGCATACACAGGAAATGAGGATGCCAGGAAATTTTTATTGGAAGGTGATTTGACTCTAAGCAACATTAAG TTATTCGGGGAGAAGTTCTTGGAAGACGATCTTAAGCCTTTCTACAAATCAGATCCAGTTCCAGAAAAA AATGATGGGGATGTCAAAATTGTGGTTGGCAAGAACTTTGATGAAATTGTTCTCGACGAGTCCAAAGATGTTCTTTTAGAG ATATACGCTCCCTGGTGTGGGCATTGCCAAACACTCGAGCCTATCTATAACAAGCTTGGCAAACATTTGAGGGGCATTGACTCGCTTGTTATTGCCAAGATGGATGGGACTACAAATGAGCACCACAGGGCGAAG GCTGATGGGTTCCCTACTCTTCTTTTCTTCCCGGCTGGCAATAAGAGCTTCGATCCA ATTACAGTTGATACAGATCGTACTGTGGTGGCTTTCTACAAGTTCCTAAAGAAGCACGCAACCAATCCTTTCAAGCTTCAGAAGCCAGCCTTATCTACCCAACCTAAGGGTTCTGATGCCACCACAAGTGACGACAGTAGCAGTAAAGATCTCAAAGATGAACTTTAA
- the LOC113783007 gene encoding pentatricopeptide repeat-containing protein At2g19280 yields the protein MDVYGLGRMKVILRNRGWVLGSPDSCQRLPLAEYNIVCILNDLFEGSGDAALALAFFQWCEYYLHLQHGIRSTCVMIHILVAGNMNYRAVDLILYLVRKNAGEDWWPNLLLQVLLETYTIRTVLETVYSMLIDCYIRANMVNVALKLACQMKHIKLFPSPGVCNSLLGALLYMDQFELAWNFLEEMQSQGLGLNVSVITLFIHKYCVKGNVERGWQLLVTVKQHGFSPDIVAYSTLIDSLSKMSLVREAISLLFKLSLIGISLDSISVSSVIDGLCKVGEVEKAFNILKIFRLPPNIYVYNSFISKYCHDSNMTAASSTFYEISEMGLVPDCFIYTTIISGYCKMKDLKMALSFLAKMVKSGVEPSVATYTTLIEYYCRSGEVHVAENLFQKMMTEGLPPDLVAYNTLMDGYGKEGLLHKVFGLLDIMKSAGVYPDNITYNTIIYSLTVRGFVNEAHDLLYELTRRGFTPDIVTFTNIASGYVKKGNFEEAFFVWHYMSEHNLEPDVVMCSALLNGYCRTRRMAEANALFTKMIDIGLVPDLVLYNTLIHGFCSVGNLDDACNLVEWMFKQGISPDEGTHQALILGYEKKMVENPVEAAGFMLQRISLK from the coding sequence ATGGATGTTTATGGACTTGGAAGAATGAAAGTCATACTTAGGAATCGAGGATGGGTTTTAGGATCTCCAGACAGTTGCCAAAGGTTACCTTTGGCTGAATATAACATAGTGTGTATTCTGAATGACCTGTTTGAGGGCAGTGGAGATGCTGCTCTAGCTCTAGCTTTCTTTCAATGGTGTGAGTATTACCTGCACTTACAGCATGGAATTAGATCTACATGTGTGATGATACATATCTTGGTTGCTGGGAACATGAATTACAGAGCTGTAGATTTAATACTTTATCTTGTAAGGAAGAATGCTGGGGAAGATTGGTGGCCGAACTTGCTTTTACAAGTCCTTCTCGAGACCTATACAATTAGAACGGTCCTAGAAACTGTATATAGCATGCTCATTGACTGTTATATCAGAGCAAATATGGTAAATGTGGCTCTCAAGTTAGCTTGTCAAATGAAACACATCAAACTCTTTCCTTCACCGGGGGTTTGTAATTCACTTCTTGGGGCATTGTTATATATGGACCAATTTGAATTGGCATGGAATTTCCTGGAAGAGATGCAGAGTCAAGGGTTAGGCTTAAATGTGTCTGTAATCACTTTGTTTATTCATAAATACTGTGTGAAAGGCAATGTTGAAAGAGGTTGGCAACTATTGGTAACAGTGAAGCAACATGGATTTAGTCCTGATATTGTTGCATACTCAACATTGATTGATTCCCTTTCTAAAATGTCACTGGTGAGAGAAGCAATCTCTTTGTTGTTTAAATTGAGTTTGATTGGTATATCTCTTGATTCCATTTCAGTTAGTTCAGTCATTGATGGCCTCTGCAAGGTGGGGGAAGTGGAGAAAGCTTTCAATATCTTGAAGATATTTAGACTGCCGCCTAATATTTATGTCTACAACAGCTTTATTTCAAAGTACTGTCACGATAGTAACATGACTGCTGCTTCTAGCACTTTTTACGAGATATCAGAGATGGGATTGGTTCCTGACTGTTTTATTTACACCACCATTATATCAGGGTACTGCAAGATGAAGGATCTGAAAATGGCCCTTAGTTTTTTGGCAAAGATGGTGAAGAGTGGAGTTGAACCATCTGTTGCCACATACACAACACTTATTGAATACTACTGTAGGTCTGGAGAAGTACATGTAGCGGAAAACTTATTTCAGAAGATGATGACAGAGGGTTTGCCACCTGACCTTGTTGCATACAACACACTAATGGATGGCTATGGAAAGGAGGGCCTCTTACACAAGGTTTTTGGCCTTTTGGATATAATGAAGTCTGCTGGTGTCTATCCTGATAACATCACCTATAACACAATCATTTACAGTCTTACTGTGAGAGGGTTTGTAAATGAGGCTCATGATTTACTGTATGAGCTCACTAGAAGAGGATTTACTCCTGATATTGTAACTTTTACTAACATTGCTAGCGGTTATGTGAAGAAAGGGAACTTTGAAGAAGCTTTTTTTGTGTGGCATTACATGAGTGAGCACAATTTGGAGCCTGATGTTGTAATGTGCAGTGCTCTCCTTAATGGGTACTGCAGGACACGTAGGATGGCAGAAGCAAATGCTCTCTTTACTAAAATGATCGACATTGGGCTGGTTCCAGATCTTGTGTTGTATAACACACTCATACATGGTTTTTGCAGTGTTGGCAACCTTGATGACGCCTGCAACTTAGTAGAATGGATGTTCAAGCAGGGTATCAGTCCAGATGAAGGCACTCATCAGGCACTTATCTTGGGATACGAAAAGAAGATGGTAGAGAATCCAGTAGAAGCTGCAGGTTTTATGCTGCAAAGGATATCACTGAAATAG
- the LOC113783290 gene encoding mediator of RNA polymerase II transcription subunit 7a-like: protein MATATYPPPPPFYRLYKKYSEDSKSAPEPPPPIEGNYQLFGATYTTDDVLPSLEEQGVRQLYPKGPNVDFKKELRALNRELQLHILELADILIERPSQYARRVEDISLIFKNLHHLLNSLRPHQARATLIHILELQIQRRKQAVEDIKRRREEAQRLLKEALGTLDGQ from the exons ATGGCGACGGCGACGTATCCACCCCCGCCGCCGTTCTACAGGCTGTACAAGAAGTATTCGGAGGATTCAAAATCTGCTCCGGAGCCTCCTCCCCCTATTGAAGGCAATTACCAACTGTTTGGAGCCACCTATACT ACTGATGACGTGCTTCCTAGTCTGGAGGAACAAGGTGTTCGTCAATTGTACCCAAAAGGGCCGAATGTTG ACTTCAAAAAGGAACTGAGGGCGCTTAACAGAGAACTCCAACTGCACATATTGGAGCTTGCTGATATTCTCATAGAGCGGCCATCACAATATGCTAGGAGAGTTGAAGATATCTCTCTCATATTCAAGAACCTGCATCACCTTCTCAATTCACTGCGACCCCATCAG GCCAGAGCAACACTGATCCATATTCTGGAACTTCAGATACAGCGGCGTAAGCAAGCTGTTGAGGACATCAAGAG GAGGAGGGAAGAAGCGCAGAGACTTCTAAAGGAGGCTCTTGGCACCTTAGATGGACAGTAA